The following are encoded in a window of Panicum virgatum strain AP13 chromosome 5N, P.virgatum_v5, whole genome shotgun sequence genomic DNA:
- the LOC120674034 gene encoding uncharacterized protein LOC120674034 yields the protein MDPCAFVLLTVDQLLLKLPAVPRPSSGAGVHPSTSPCFCTLSLQDHPASPPRTALLPLAGAAAQHADPVVLSLDAEAVRRLSARPAELVVSVHAGPTGTSCGISAARALGRVRVPVDVARAAAGETVIARDGWVDVGKPGSASSPSSAAPARAQIHMVVRAEPDPRYVFQFGGEPECGPVVYQVPGGAAGGGQRQPVFTCRFSAGRRASRSRSLTPQSSMTRGASRRLRSWLSSTLHGDGRRDGSREQRKGWTVTIHDLSGSPVAAASMVTPFVPSPGSGRVSRANPGSWLILQATGAGPSSWKPWARLEAWRERGPVDALGYRLELVFDSGPHECAVPIAESSISTKRGGQFVIDPATFPEAAAGAAWPFAGGFVMGSTVEGEGRASRPTVQVGVQHVTCMGDVAVFVALSAAVDLCMDACKLFSQRLRKELCQDQDE from the exons ATGGACCCCTGCGCGTTCGTGCTCCTCACCGTGGACCAGCTCCTCCTCAAGCtccccgccgtgccgcgccccagctccggcgccgggGTGCACCCCTCCACCTCGCCCTGCTTCTGCACGCTCAGCCTGCAGGACcacccggcctcgccgccccgcaccgcgctgctgccgctcgccggcgccgcggcgcagcACGCCGACCCCGTCGTGCTCAGCCTCGACGCCGAGGCCGTGCGGAGGCTCTccgcgcgccccgccgagcTCGTCGTGTCCGTGCACGCGGGCCCGACGGGGACCAGCTGCGGCATCAGCGCGGCCCGCGCCCTGGGCCGGGTGCGGGTGCCCGTCGACgtggcgcgcgccgcggccggggagacCGTCATCGCCCGCGACGGATGGGTGGACGTGGGGAAGCCGGGGTCCGCGTCTtcgccgtcctccgccgcccccgcgcgcgcgcagaTCCACATGGTCGTGCGTGCCGAGCCCGACCCGCGCTACGTCTTCCAGTTCGGCGGCGAGCCGGAGTGCGGGCCCGTCGTGTACCAGGTGCCCGGGggagctgccggcggcggccagcggcagCCGGTCTTCACCTGCCGGTTCAGCGCCGGACGGAGGGCATCCAGGAGCAG ATCGCTGACGCCGCAGTCGTCCATGACCCGGGGCGCCAGCCGGAGGCTGCGGTCCTGGCTCAGCAGCACCCTCCacggcgacggccgccgcgACGGCTCGCGCGAGCAGCGCAAGGGGTGGACGGTGACCATCCACGACCTGTCGGGCTcccccgtggcggcggcgtccatggTGACGCCGTTCGTGCCGTCCCCGGGCTCCGGCCGCGTCTCCCGCGCCAACCCGGGCTCCTGGCTCATCCTCCAGGCCACGGGCGCCGGGCCGTCCAGCTGGAAGCCCTGGGCGCGCCTCGAGGCGTGGCGCGAGCGCGGCCCCGTAGACGCGCTCGGCTACCGCCTCGAGCTGGTCTTCGACTCGGGCCCCCACGAGTGCGCCGTCCCCATCGCCGAGTCGTCCATCAGCACCAAGCGCGGCGGGCAGTTCGTGATCGACCCGGCCACGTtccccgaggccgccgccggcgccgcgtggCCGTTCGCCGGCGGCTTCGTCATGGGATCCACGGTGGAGGGCGAGGGGCGGGCGAGCCGGCCCACCGTGCAGGTCGGCGTGCAGCACGTGACGTGCATGGGCGACGTCGCGGTGTTCGTGGCGCTGTCCGCGGCCGTCGATCTCTGCATGGACGCCTGCAAGCTCTTCTCGCAGCGGCTCAGGAAGGAGCTGTGCCAGGACCAGGACGAGTGA
- the LOC120674238 gene encoding probable glutamate carboxypeptidase LAMP1: MSRLDAASLLAPAWPPRAKPRPRGRLLCLGLSATLASLSLLLFFALRPAPSPAPNYGALFLSLGSNDTAAAHLRALTLHPHVAGTRANSLTAHYVRDALSFPAHVTPYSVLLSYPVHRSLSLSAPGRGAAATSFALRQETYRGDPYAAAAAEAVPTFYAYAASGSVSAEAVYANYGREEDFAYLAARGVDVAGKVALARYGRIHCEDIAHNARAAGAAAAVVYTDPLQYGGAPGEAPFPDSRWLPPSGVQVGSLFRGVGDPTTPMWASSEGCERLSVEEAMRTDDMPLIPALPVSARDAMEIHGAIGGAVAPAGWQGREDSPVYRLGPGPAVLNLTYLGNDTMATIENVFAVIEGAEEPDRYVILGNHRDAWTFGASDPNSGTAAMIELAQRFSMMQKQGWRPRRTVIFCSWDAEEYGLTGSTEWVEENQEMLSSRAVAYLNIDVSVVGPGFLPSTTPQLDELLQEITKVIQDPDNSSQSVYDSWIKSNGSPKFLRLGDGGSDYSAFVQHAGIPSMNLVFGEGPGYPVYHSLYDDYVWMENFGDPGFRRHVAAASIWGMMALRLANDEIIPFNYMSYAIELEAYTKVLENGLKGTAVTCSPLYNSIRDLRTAATKANNQQKELREQLLSKQLNKDSMKIRQLNDRLMQAERAFTSREGIVKQEWFKHLVYGPSEQNDWDTAVYPGIANAIASARSSNTSESWKSVQHEIYRVARAVAQASAVLSGRLT, from the exons ATGTCCCGCCTCGACGCGGCCTCGCTCCTCGCccccgcctggccgccgcgggCCAAGCCCCGCCCCCGCGGGCGCCTCCTGTGCCTCGGCCTCTCCGCCACGCTCGCCTCCCTCTCGCTGCTCCTCTTCTTCGCGCTCCGTCCCGCGCCCAGCCCGGCCCCCAACTACGGCGcgctcttcctctccctcgGCTCCAacgacaccgccgccgcgcacctccgCGCGCTCACCCTCCACCCGCACGTCGCGGGGACCAGGGCCAACTCCCTCACCGCCCACTACGTGCGCGACGCGCTCTCCTTCCCCGCCCACGTCACGCCCTACTCCGTGCTCCTCTCCTACCCCGTCCACCGCTCGCTCTCCCTCTCGGCGccgggccgcggcgccgccgccacctccttcgCCCTGAGGCAGGAGACCTACCGGGGCGACCCctacgcggccgccgcggcggaggccgtCCCGACGTTCTACGCGTACGCCGCGTCCGGGTCGGTCTCCGCGGAGGCCGTGTATGCCAACTACGGCCGCGAGGAGGACTTCGCCTacctcgccgcccgcggcgTCGACGTCGCGGGCAAGGTCGCGCTCGCGCGGTACGGGAGGATCCACTGCGAGGACATCGCGCACaacgcgcgcgccgcgggcgccgcggccgccgtggtGTACACGGACCCGCTCCAGTACGGCGGCGCCCCCGGGGAGGCGCCGTTCCCCGACTCCCGGTGGCTGCCGCCCAGCGGCGTGCAGGTGGGCAGCCTGTTCCGCGGCGTGGGCGACCCGACGACGCCGATGTGGGCGTCGTCCGAGGGCTGCGAGCGCCTCAGCGTAGAGGAGGCCATGCGCACCGACGACATGCCGCTCATCCCGGCGCTGCCGGTGTCGGCGCGCGACGCGATGGAGATACACGGCGCCATCGGCGGGGCCGTGGCGCCGGCGGGCTGGCAGGGCCGGGAGGACAGCCCCGTGTACCGCCTCGGGCCCGGGCCGGCGGTTCTGAACCTGACGTATCTT GGGAACGATACGATGGCAACGATCGAGAATGTCTTTGCCGTCATCGAAGGCGCTGAAGAGCCAGATAG GTATGTTATTCTGGGTAACCATCGTGATGCTTGGACGTTTGGAGCATCCGACCCCAACAGCGGAACTGCAGCTATGATTGAG TTAGCTCAAAGGTTTTCGATGATGCAAAAGCAAGGTTGGAGACCTCGACGAACCGTTATATTCTGTAGCTGGGATGCGGAAGAATATGGATTG ACAGGATCGACTGAATGGGTTGAAGAAAACCAGGAGATGCTATCTTCTAGAGCTGTTGCTTATTTAAATATTGACGTTTCAGTCGTTGGCCCAGGATTCCTGCCATCTACAACTCCCCAACTTGATGAGTTGCTTCAGGAAATAACTAAAGTG ATTCAAGATCCTGACAATTCATCTCAGTCTGTATATGATTCATGGATCAAATCAAATGGTTCTCCAAAG TTTCTAAGACTAGGCGATGGAGGATCTGACTACTCAGCCTTTGTCCAACATGCTGGTATTCCTTCAATGAATTTAGTGTTTGGTGAAG GACCAGGATATCCGGTTTACCACTCCTTATACGATGACTACGTGTGGATGGAAAATTTCGGAGATCCTGGGTTCCGAAGGCATGTTGCAG CTGCTAGCATATGGGGAATGATGGCTTTGAGGCTGGCCAATGATGAGATCATACCCTTCAATTACATGTCCTATGCAATCGAGCTTGAG GCATACACAAAGGTATTAGAGAATGGATTGAAGGGAACAGCGGTTACTTGTTCCCCACTGTACAACTCAATCAGAGATCTCAGAACGGCAGCTACCAAAGCCAACAACCAACAAAAG GAACTTCGAGAGCAACTGCTGAGCAAGCAGCTGAACAAGGATTCAATGAAAATCCGACAGCTCAATGACCGGCTCATGCAGGCCGAGCGAGCCTTCACTAGCAGGGAAGGCATCGTCAAGCAAGAATGGTTTAAGCATCTG GTGTATGGACCTTCAGAGCAGAACGACTGGGATACTGCAGTCTATCCGGGTATAGCCAATGCCATAGCCAGCGCTCGGAGCAGCAACACTTCGGAGTCCTGGAAGTCTGTACAGCATGAGATTTACAGAGTGGCCAGGGCCGTGGCACAGGCATCTGCTGTACTGAGTGGCCGTCTGACATGA